ATCCCAAACCGCAGCACGCTGCAAACTGCGCTCGACAATTTCGTCGAGGTCGGCGCGGCTCTTCGTCATCTGGAGAACCCGTGGGCCAAAGGCCACATTATCGTAGATACTCTGCGGGAATGGATTCGGCTTCTGGAAGACCATCCCAACCCGCTGGCGCAGGTACGCCAAATCCATATCCGGAGCGTAGATATCTTCTCCATCCAATAGTATTTGTCCTTCAACGCGCGTTCCCGCGATGGTATCGTTCATGCGATTGAGACAACGCAGGTAGGTGGATTTTCCGCAGCCCGACGGGCCGATTAACGCGGTCACTTTTTGAGGCAGAATATCCATATTGATCTGGCTCAAGGCTTTGCTGACCCCATAGTAAAAATCTAAATCTCGGATGGCGAAGACAGGTGGTTTGCTCATACAGGAGATTATACACAAGGCATAGCGCATTGCGTAGATAGAGTTTTACCCAACCAAGTTCTCTTGTATTCGATTTTATTTGCGGCTATAATCTGCAACCAATGAAGTATTTACGCATTCTTCCATTTGTTATATTCTTGCTTTTCCTGGCCGGGTGTGCCACCCAGAACGGTGCGGCGAGTTCATCTTCCACGAACGCGGATACGATCGAGAATAAAGGCTCCGACACGATTGTCAATCTGGCACTGGCATGGGCTGAAGCATACCAACACGTCAATCCTGATATTCGTATCTCGGTCACTGGCGGCGGATCGGGAACCGGCATCGCGGCGCTGATTAACGGCACGGTGGATATTGCCAACGCCTCACGACAAATCAAAACCGAGGAAATTGAAGCCGCCCAGGCCAACGGCAGCG
Above is a genomic segment from Chloroflexota bacterium containing:
- a CDS encoding phosphate ABC transporter ATP-binding protein yields the protein MSKPPVFAIRDLDFYYGVSKALSQINMDILPQKVTALIGPSGCGKSTYLRCLNRMNDTIAGTRVEGQILLDGEDIYAPDMDLAYLRQRVGMVFQKPNPFPQSIYDNVAFGPRVLQMTKSRADLDEIVERSLQRAAVWDDVKDQLHDDALGLSLGEQQRLCIARVLAVEAEVILMDEPASALDPIATAKIEELIHELKERYTIVIVTHNMQQAARVSDSTGLFWLGELIEFDVTERIFTNPEHELTEAYITGRMG